A part of Rhopalosiphum maidis isolate BTI-1 chromosome 3, ASM367621v3, whole genome shotgun sequence genomic DNA contains:
- the LOC113557057 gene encoding toll-like receptor 3, producing MKWMYNGQQTELEPHTYNTQNEVIEDNNEEPIAHHNTQFFKTALCMFMNVTNPKDFLNYLPLDTEALILFQTTDSDNITIEDDIKLPQLISFEIHGNNNPTKIYITDSMFKYMDNIKYLNIQSVSLDKLTLESNEPNPIIDTNVYKKENTYAFNELSPVLPSYLHKEHNNNKSKKKKNRLVFLQSTDIDIVPYETYKKTKRRAKSNSLFLFNKDLLLLRISNCGLKDLSWDLFNGLDSLETLILDNNIIESIPDFSFYGARNLKSLSLANNKIKHLQTTSLAGLLDLNYLNFKNNAITVLSEATFPPLPQLKIADLSNNPIETVYPYTFEVLNATIELALGINSTQLHLHKNAFIGLDSLEKLYLIGVNVTILERPFMAGLPSLVELKIKGSIQHIAFDAFAEIPNIKRLQISNCSIQSVSMDTFYGVYNLEHIDLSYNQLQELPPGLFDQQLFLKELILNNNQLIDLPDDIFKTLPYLQLIRLDMNSLHCTCKMKLWDISLMTKNTKEINKHACEWNHSKKGYSCSMKSTTTYIYNKKLEPICLSPTKLKGKTVSYALRKYLNCNSESYSNLYMKKKYKELKLYKKVSEKNTIVLVEKATTVKTNFSDYIFNNTTSIRFNTIITPNITMEIIESTPKSITNNIEYINAERSILLNNGTYISKSSLKNEISKMKRKHKIKNTDSKLEN from the exons ATGAAATGGATGTATAACGGACAACAGACTGAACTAGAAccacatacctataatacacaaaatgaA GTTATTGAAGATAACAATGAAGAACCAATAGCTCATCACAATACacagttttttaaaactgCTTTATGTATGTTTATGAATGTAACAAATCCAAaagactttttaaattatctaccaTTAGATACAGAG gcattaattttatttcaaacaacTGATTcagacaatattacaatagaaGATGATATAAAACTTCCACAACTAATTTCATTTGAAATTCATGGCAATAATAATCCaacaaaaatctatattacAGATagcatgtttaaatatatggataatataaaatatttaaatattcaaagtgTATCATTAGATAAATTAACTTTAGAAAGCAATGAACCAAATCCAATAATTGAcactaatgtttataaaaaagaaaatacataTGCATTTAATGAACTTTCACCAGTCTTACCGTCATATTTACAtaaagaacataataataataaaagtaaaaaaaaaaaaaatcgtttggtATTTTTACAGTCCACTGATATTGACATAGTTCCCTATGAaacctataaaaaaactaaaagaagAGCAAAATCAAATAgtctatttttattcaataaagatttgttgttattaagaATTTCAAACTGTGGTCTAAAAGATTTATCTTGGGATTTATTTAATGGACTGGATTCATTGGAAACTCTTATTCtagacaacaatattattgagtcAATTCcagatttttctttttacggTGCTAGAAATCTAAAAAGTTTATCTTTagctaataacaaaattaaacatttgcaGACTACTAGTTTGGCTGGACTTcttgatttgaattatttaaattttaaaaacaatgctATAACTGTTTTATCAGAAGCAACATTCCCACCATTGCCGCAGTTAAAAATTGCAGATTTAAGCAATAATCCAATTGAAACGGTGTATCCATATACATTTGAAGTGCTGAATGCTACAATAGAACTTGCATTGGGAATTAATAGTACACAActacatttacataaaaatgcatttattggTTTAGATTCTctagaaaaattgtatttaattggtGTAAATGTGACAATTTTAGAAAGACCATTTATGGCTGGACTTCCTAGTCTTGTTGAACTTAAGATCAAAGGATCCATACAACATATAGCTTTTGATGCATTTGCTGAAATACCAAACATTAAACGTCTCCAAATCAGTAATTGTTCAATACAATCCGTATCTATGGACACATTTTATGGAGTTTATAATCTAGAACATATAGATTTGTCTTATAATCAACTCCAAGAATTGCCTCCAGGCTTATTTGATCAACAATTGTTTCTCAaggaattaattttgaataacaatcAACTGATTGATTTACcagatgatatatttaaaacattacctTATCTTCAATTGATACGATTAGATATGAACTCATTACACTGTACATGCAAAATGAAATTGTGGGATATTTCATTAAtgactaaaaatacaaaagaaataaataaacatgctTGTGAATGGAATCATTCAAAGAAAGGATATAGCTGTTCAATGAAAAGTAcaacaacatatatttataacaaaaaattagaacCAATATGTTTAAGTCCAACAAAATTGAAAGGAAAGACAGTTTCATATGCTTTGAGAAAGTACTTGAATTGCAACAGTGAATCATATAGTAAtctttacatgaaaaaaaaatataaagaattaaagctttataaaaaagttagtgaaaaaaatacaatagtttTGGTGGAAAAAGCCACAACAGTAAAGACTAATTTttctgattatatttttaacaacacaACAAGTATCAGATTTAACACTATTATCACACCAAATATAACAATGGAAATTATTGAATCAACACCAAAAtcaataaccaataatatagaatacattAATGCAGAAAGAAGTATACTTTTGAACAATGGAACATACATAAGCAAGTCATCATTGAAGAATGAAATTTCTAAAATGaaaagaaaacataaaataaaaaatactgattctaaacttgaaaattaa
- the LOC113557058 gene encoding congested-like trachea protein, which translates to MSADGNTNPFKYFVAGGFGGVCTVLVGHPLDTIKVKLQTMPPAQLGKIPIYNGAWDCAVKTIKREGFFGLYKGMAAPITGVAPIFAISFLGFGLGKKIFSSTGDKKENLTPSRLFCAGAFSGIFTAIIMVPGERIKCILQVQEFGNQKYDGPISVVKNLYTEGGIKSLYKGTCATLLRDIPACGVYFTTYELLVRYQKNNNSEGLVNTIFAGGMAGILNWLIAMPADVLKSRLQIAPEGMYPRGIRDVFAKLYREEGLKALYAGVTPVMLRAFPANAACFLGVEFGLKGLDFFFPPKNNKSIEIN; encoded by the exons ATGTCCGCCGATGGGAATACAAATCCCTTTAAGTATTTTGTTGCTGGTGGTTTTGGTGGTGTGTGCACAGTGTTAGTGGGTCATCCATTGGACACCATTAAA GTTAAATTACAAACGATGCCACCAGCGCAGTTAggtaaaatacctatttacaaTGGTGCTTGGGATTGTGCTGTTAAAACCATTAAGAGAGAAGGTTTTTTTGGATTATATAAAG gtatgGCAGCTCCAATAACTGGTGTAGCTCCAATATTTGCTATAAGTTTCTTAGGATTTGGattgggaaaaaaaatattttcatctactggagataaaaaagaaaatttaacacCATCACGACTATTTTGCGCTGGAGCATTTTCTGGTATTTTTACAGCAATTATAATGGTACCTGGAGAAcgcattaaatgtattttacaagtACAGGAATTCGGTAACCAAAAATATGATGGCCCAATTAGTGTAGTTAAAAACTTATACACTGAAGGTGGCATTAAAAGCTTATACAAAGGAACATGCGCTACATTACTTAgag ATATACCTGCTTGTGGTGTGTATTTTACTACGTATGAGTTATTAGTAaggtatcaaaaaaataataactcggAAGGACTCGTAAACACAATATTCGCTGGAGGAATGGCTGGTATACTGAACTGGTTAATTGCTATGCCTGCGGATGTGCTCAAGAGTCGTTTACAAATCg CACCCGAAGGAATGTATCCGAGAGGCATTCGAGACGTATTTGCAAAACTGTACAGAGAAGAGGGACTGAAAGCATTGTATGCCGGTGTGACGCCAGTTATGCTCCGAGCATTCCCTGCAAATGCTGCGTGCTTTTTGGGCGTAGAGTTTGGATTAAAGGGCTTGGACTTTTTTTTCCCtccgaaaaataataagtccATAGAAATTAACTAA